The Planctomycetota bacterium genome has a window encoding:
- a CDS encoding COX15/CtaA family protein gives MQDARDAGTRRLAVAAAAMTLLLILAGGFVTTTRTGDTIPAWPKSWGRMEAGWPVEWTHRALAAIVALLVAALAFRARRPLAWMALAAVLVQALLGGLRIYLPKAAVAIVHAVFGQIVFCAMVAVAFALSRRGAAPRDGVPDAAGWGAAATALCFLQLVAGAVTRHTGAGLHVHLAGAVLVLAAVSIFASRLMLSPLGRGARLLLALLGIQIALGVATWILTARGFVRSHQAPLFEILTISAHVALGALLLAVTLVLTLAARPAGRRLEPAWA, from the coding sequence ATGCAGGACGCCCGAGACGCCGGAACCCGCCGCCTGGCCGTGGCCGCGGCGGCGATGACCCTTCTTCTCATCCTGGCCGGGGGATTCGTCACCACGACCCGCACCGGCGACACGATCCCCGCCTGGCCCAAGTCCTGGGGCCGCATGGAGGCCGGCTGGCCCGTCGAGTGGACCCACCGGGCGCTCGCGGCGATCGTGGCGCTGCTCGTCGCCGCGCTGGCTTTCCGCGCCCGGCGCCCCCTGGCGTGGATGGCTCTCGCGGCCGTCCTCGTCCAGGCCCTCCTCGGCGGCCTGCGCATCTATCTTCCCAAGGCGGCCGTGGCGATCGTTCACGCCGTTTTCGGACAAATCGTCTTCTGCGCCATGGTGGCCGTCGCCTTCGCGCTTTCACGCCGCGGGGCCGCGCCGCGCGACGGCGTGCCGGACGCCGCCGGCTGGGGCGCCGCCGCGACCGCGCTCTGCTTCCTCCAGCTCGTCGCCGGCGCCGTCACGCGCCACACGGGCGCGGGACTCCATGTGCATCTGGCCGGGGCGGTCCTGGTCCTCGCCGCCGTCTCGATCTTCGCCTCGCGGCTGATGCTCAGCCCGCTGGGCCGCGGGGCGCGCCTTCTGCTGGCGCTCCTGGGAATCCAGATCGCCCTCGGCGTGGCCACCTGGATTCTCACGGCGCGCGGCTTCGTCCGCAGCCACCAGGCGCCCCTCTTCGAGATCCTCACGATCAGCGCGCACGTCGCCCTGGGAGCGCTTCTTTTGGCCGTGACGCTCGTCCTCACGCTGGCGGCCCGCCCGGCCGGCCGCCGCCTGGAGCCCGCGTGGGCATGA
- the cyoE gene encoding heme o synthase — MNETLEAVPAPTLAAPAVPAARSRAADYLALAKPGITVMVALTAGVGFWAASESALEGATLAHLLIGTILSAAGAAALNMLLERDLDARMERTKDRPLPSGRLGAREALAFGTILAAAGVAWLGVAVNPLTAALSALTIAVYLAAYTPLKTRTSLCTLVGAVPGALPPVMGWTAARGTLEPGAAILFLILFFWQLPHFLALAWMYREDYARGGFRMLTLEGSDGAAAGRQVVLQTLALVVVSLLPAGAGLAGEGYLVAALLLGTGFLGFGVAFAADRSRGRAARLFFASIAYLPLLLGALALL; from the coding sequence ATGAACGAAACGCTGGAAGCCGTCCCGGCCCCGACCCTGGCCGCCCCGGCCGTCCCGGCCGCGCGATCCCGGGCGGCCGACTACCTCGCGCTCGCCAAGCCGGGAATCACCGTCATGGTGGCCCTCACGGCGGGCGTCGGCTTCTGGGCCGCTTCCGAAAGCGCCCTCGAGGGGGCGACGCTGGCGCACCTTCTGATCGGGACGATCCTCTCGGCCGCCGGCGCCGCCGCGCTCAACATGCTCCTCGAACGCGACCTCGACGCCCGCATGGAGCGCACCAAGGACCGGCCGCTCCCGTCCGGACGCCTCGGGGCGCGGGAAGCCCTCGCGTTCGGAACGATCCTGGCCGCGGCGGGCGTCGCGTGGCTGGGCGTCGCCGTCAACCCCCTCACGGCCGCCCTCTCGGCGCTCACGATCGCGGTCTATCTGGCGGCGTACACGCCCCTCAAGACCCGCACGTCGCTCTGCACGCTCGTGGGCGCGGTGCCCGGCGCGCTCCCCCCCGTCATGGGATGGACCGCCGCCCGGGGGACCCTGGAGCCTGGCGCCGCGATCCTCTTTCTCATCCTTTTCTTCTGGCAGCTTCCCCACTTCCTGGCCCTGGCCTGGATGTACCGCGAGGACTACGCCCGCGGCGGATTCCGGATGCTGACCTTGGAGGGCTCCGACGGCGCCGCCGCCGGACGCCAGGTCGTGCTCCAGACGCTGGCCCTCGTCGTCGTCTCCCTGCTGCCGGCCGGCGCGGGCCTGGCGGGAGAAGGGTACCTCGTGGCGGCGCTCCTTCTGGGAACGGGGTTCCTGGGATTCGGAGTGGCCTTCGCCGCCGACCGCTCGCGCGGGCGGGCGGCACGGCTCTTCTTCGCTTCCATCGCGTATCTCCCCCTTCTTCTCGGGGCGTTGGCGCTACTCTAA